A single window of Psychromonas ingrahamii 37 DNA harbors:
- the yghU gene encoding glutathione-dependent disulfide-bond oxidoreductase, whose translation MEREYTPAKVWTHNSENGGTWAKINRPISGATHDKALPVGVHPLQLYSMGTPNGQKVTIMLEELLALGISEAEYDAHLIDISEGQQFSSGFVAINPNSKIPALLDSSTDKPVPLFESGSILLYLAEKFGCLLPEKLEERANVFNWLFWLQGASPYLGGGFGHFYAYAPEKLEYPIDRFTMEVKRQLDLLDKQLAEKHFIAGDQYSIADIAIWPWYGNLVLGKLYGAAEFLDVNSYKNVQRWAKEIAQRPAVQRGRIVNRTWGEPWEQVSERHNASDINDALNQKS comes from the coding sequence ATGGAAAGGGAATACACTCCAGCAAAGGTTTGGACCCATAACAGTGAAAACGGGGGTACTTGGGCAAAGATAAACCGCCCAATATCAGGGGCAACACATGATAAAGCCCTTCCTGTCGGCGTTCACCCTTTGCAGCTTTATTCTATGGGAACACCCAATGGTCAGAAAGTCACTATTATGCTTGAAGAACTTCTGGCTTTAGGTATTTCAGAGGCTGAGTATGATGCTCATCTTATTGACATTAGTGAAGGGCAACAATTCTCTTCCGGTTTTGTAGCAATTAATCCAAATTCTAAAATTCCAGCCTTATTGGATAGTTCCACCGATAAACCCGTTCCCTTGTTCGAGTCTGGTTCAATCCTCCTGTATCTAGCTGAAAAGTTTGGGTGTCTTTTACCAGAAAAACTTGAAGAACGCGCCAATGTATTCAACTGGTTATTTTGGTTACAAGGCGCTTCACCTTATTTAGGCGGTGGGTTTGGTCATTTTTATGCTTATGCACCAGAGAAATTAGAGTATCCCATTGACCGTTTTACTATGGAAGTTAAACGTCAGCTTGATCTGCTCGACAAACAATTAGCTGAAAAGCATTTTATCGCAGGTGATCAATACAGTATTGCAGATATCGCTATCTGGCCATGGTATGGAAACTTAGTATTAGGCAAGCTCTATGGCGCAGCCGAATTTTTGGATGTTAATAGCTACAAAAATGTTCAGCGCTGGGCAAAAGAAATAGCACAGCGCCCGGCAGTACAGCGCGGAAGAATAGTAAACCGCACCTGGGGAGAACCTTGGGAGCAGGTTAGCGAACGCCACAATGCATCTGACATAAACGATGCGCTCAATCAAAAAAGCTAG
- a CDS encoding haloacid dehalogenase type II, producing MSVILAFDVYGTLINTHGIVTILEKWLGKNAQAFSQTWRDKQLEYSFRRGLMQNYQSFAVCTRHALDYTCNFYRVSLSKEQKQALMDGYKTLPAFDDAANALAQLKGAGFKLYAFSNGTKEAVEELLTGAGIRAFFDGIVSCDDLKSFKPNPAVYCHFLRESGAKHNQAWLISSNPFDVIGAISTGMLSAWVQRSQDAIFDPWDVDPTAIITSLKELKGVLPKPD from the coding sequence ATGTCAGTGATACTTGCTTTTGATGTCTATGGAACATTAATTAATACACATGGAATAGTGACTATTTTAGAAAAATGGTTAGGTAAAAATGCACAGGCTTTCTCTCAGACTTGGCGAGATAAACAACTGGAATACTCTTTCCGCAGGGGATTAATGCAGAATTACCAAAGCTTTGCAGTTTGCACCCGTCATGCTTTGGACTATACCTGTAATTTCTATCGGGTTTCACTTTCAAAAGAGCAGAAGCAAGCGTTGATGGACGGTTATAAAACCCTGCCAGCCTTTGATGATGCAGCAAATGCGTTAGCGCAATTAAAGGGTGCCGGCTTTAAACTTTATGCCTTTTCTAATGGCACTAAAGAAGCCGTTGAAGAGCTGCTTACCGGTGCAGGAATAAGGGCGTTTTTCGATGGAATTGTCAGTTGCGATGATCTTAAATCATTTAAACCTAATCCAGCTGTCTACTGCCATTTTTTACGAGAATCAGGTGCTAAACACAACCAGGCATGGCTAATATCAAGCAATCCCTTTGATGTAATTGGCGCAATATCAACAGGGATGCTGTCTGCATGGGTACAGCGTTCTCAGGATGCCATTTTTGATCCCTGGGATGTTGATCCAACGGCGATTATTACAAGCCTTAAAGAGCTTAAAGGCGTGCTACCCAAGCCGGACTAA